The following are encoded together in the Pedobacter sp. D749 genome:
- a CDS encoding SDR family NAD(P)-dependent oxidoreductase — protein MKNLKGKTALITGGNSGIGYAAAKQLKENGAQVIITGRRKDAVEAANASNRNLIKNQ, from the coding sequence ATGAAAAATTTAAAAGGAAAAACCGCCCTGATTACGGGCGGTAACAGTGGCATCGGCTATGCCGCTGCCAAACAGCTGAAAGAAAACGGTGCACAGGTGATTATCACGGGCAGAAGAAAAGATGCGGTGGAAGCGGCCAATGCATCTAATAGAAATCTGATCAAAAACCAATAA
- a CDS encoding SDR family NAD(P)-dependent oxidoreductase, with the protein MEKNNYQGALQHPLGSGFSATSTATEVIKGIDLTGKIAIVTGGNAGIGLETTKVLAAAGATLIVPARDIEKARKNLGAIPNVELETMDLARPETIDAFAEKFLSSGRPLHLLINNAGIMWVPLQRDSRGFESQLSTNYFGQFQLVARLWPALKNANGARVVNVSSLGHHMAPFNFDDPNFEHREYQTLLGYGQSKTASNLFALELDNRAKAHQVRAYSLHPGSIAGTELARDANMELFKQMGFFDESGNIRPEILASLKNIPQGAATSVWAATSPLLNNIGGVYCEDADIAELLSEDPAIQTSTKLHQSGVMDYSLDKSSAKKLWDLTEEMTGIEFNVN; encoded by the coding sequence ATGGAAAAGAACAACTATCAAGGCGCATTACAACACCCACTGGGTTCAGGTTTTAGCGCTACTTCAACAGCAACAGAAGTTATTAAAGGAATAGATCTTACAGGAAAGATCGCTATCGTAACTGGTGGTAACGCCGGAATTGGTTTGGAAACTACAAAAGTACTGGCCGCAGCGGGCGCAACCTTGATCGTACCGGCAAGGGACATCGAAAAAGCAAGGAAAAACCTCGGGGCCATTCCAAACGTTGAACTCGAAACCATGGATCTTGCCAGGCCTGAAACCATCGATGCGTTCGCCGAAAAATTCCTGTCATCAGGCAGACCGCTGCACTTACTCATTAACAATGCAGGGATCATGTGGGTGCCTTTGCAAAGGGACAGCCGCGGTTTCGAATCACAGCTATCCACCAATTACTTTGGACAGTTCCAGCTGGTGGCAAGATTATGGCCAGCATTAAAAAATGCTAATGGCGCACGTGTAGTCAATGTTTCTTCACTGGGACATCACATGGCTCCTTTCAATTTCGACGATCCAAACTTCGAGCACAGGGAATACCAGACACTGCTAGGTTATGGGCAGTCTAAAACAGCCAGTAATCTTTTTGCATTAGAACTGGATAACCGTGCAAAAGCACATCAGGTAAGAGCCTACTCCCTGCACCCTGGATCAATAGCAGGAACAGAACTGGCCAGGGATGCCAATATGGAGCTGTTCAAACAGATGGGCTTTTTTGATGAAAGCGGGAACATCCGTCCTGAAATACTGGCCAGCCTGAAAAACATTCCACAGGGTGCGGCAACATCCGTTTGGGCCGCTACCAGTCCCTTGCTCAACAACATCGGCGGGGTTTACTGCGAAGATGCTGATATCGCTGAACTGCTATCGGAAGATCCCGCTATTCAAACCAGCACTAAACTGCACCAAAGCGGCGTAATGGATTATTCGTTAGACAAAAGCAGTGCTAAAAAACTGTGGGACTTGACCGAGGAAATGACAGGCATTGAATTTAACGTAAACTAG